A genome region from Dendrosporobacter quercicolus includes the following:
- a CDS encoding iron-siderophore ABC transporter substrate-binding protein, producing the protein MKKLLALLVSIALLTGLLTGCAGAPAKDSTNGGAGETAWPRTVEDDYGHNITLAEKPERVVVLYYGHIETLIVLGHPPVGAALAHTAMHGFETLEQYADKIEIIDVGDPSKPNLEQILEVAPDLIIGTATHTEVYDDLSKIAPTVLFNSEDWEANLYDYAECLGAEKEAEQYIADVDALMADARQKLSEYKDKTFFIAFDLGKNTFGAIGTNVTRQQVFFDNETGLGLTAPAGSPEEFGLISLESLAEFNPDYIFIIGKLGSEQTGYKATFLEAGTEDSNIWKSLKAVQAGKIYFLDPACLTGSPLGIKLAIETIADKVLHR; encoded by the coding sequence ATGAAAAAACTGCTGGCACTTTTAGTCTCAATCGCATTATTGACAGGTCTTCTGACGGGCTGTGCCGGGGCACCTGCGAAGGATAGCACAAACGGCGGTGCTGGGGAAACGGCGTGGCCCAGAACAGTGGAGGATGATTACGGGCATAATATTACGCTTGCAGAAAAGCCGGAACGAGTAGTGGTGCTGTATTACGGCCACATTGAAACACTTATTGTTCTCGGTCACCCTCCGGTTGGGGCGGCGCTGGCCCACACGGCAATGCACGGATTTGAAACACTCGAACAGTATGCAGATAAAATTGAAATCATTGACGTAGGCGATCCGTCAAAACCTAATTTGGAGCAAATACTGGAAGTTGCTCCCGATTTGATTATTGGTACGGCGACACATACCGAGGTTTATGATGATCTTAGTAAAATAGCGCCTACCGTTTTGTTTAACAGCGAAGACTGGGAAGCCAATCTGTACGATTATGCAGAATGCCTGGGTGCTGAGAAAGAGGCAGAGCAATATATCGCCGACGTGGATGCCTTAATGGCTGATGCCAGACAAAAACTGTCCGAATATAAAGACAAAACCTTCTTTATTGCTTTTGACCTTGGCAAAAACACATTTGGCGCTATTGGCACAAATGTCACCAGGCAGCAGGTTTTCTTTGACAATGAAACCGGACTTGGTCTGACGGCGCCGGCTGGAAGCCCGGAGGAATTCGGGCTGATATCTCTGGAGTCATTAGCGGAGTTCAACCCTGATTACATATTTATTATTGGCAAGCTTGGTTCGGAGCAAACAGGCTATAAAGCAACTTTTTTGGAAGCGGGCACCGAAGATTCGAATATCTGGAAATCGTTAAAAGCCGTGCAAGCAGGAAAGATATATTTCCTTGACCCCGCTTGCCTAACGGGCTCGCCGCTGGGTATAAAACTGGCGATTGAAACAATTGCGGACAAAGTGTTACATAGATAG
- a CDS encoding FecCD family ABC transporter permease, with amino-acid sequence MNQPKETVQAVQDIKHITQKKKGRAWAAGLIIICGGGLLILLLAFSIAKGAAGIPLSSVWDALFRFDAANTQQLIVVDLRLPRVIASALVGAAFAVAGAILQGTTRNPLADSGLLGLNAGAGFALSICFAFFPGMGYMQIILFSFLGAALGAGLVNGIASLRRGGATPMRLVLAGAAVSALLAALSQGIALYFAVAQDLMFWTAGGVAGSNWEQIKIMTPWILAALLGAIALSRSISLLSLGEDVAKGLGLNTAIVNALCSLIVLILAGASVSVVGAVGFVGLIIPHLARYLVGVDYRWIIPSSAVLGALLMVAADLGARMLNPPFETPIGVLTALVGVPFFLYLSRKQKRAL; translated from the coding sequence ATGAATCAACCAAAAGAAACGGTACAGGCGGTTCAAGATATAAAACATATAACACAAAAGAAAAAAGGCCGCGCATGGGCGGCGGGGCTTATTATCATATGCGGCGGCGGACTGTTGATCCTGCTCTTGGCCTTTTCGATTGCCAAGGGCGCGGCGGGAATTCCGCTTTCCTCAGTGTGGGACGCCCTTTTCCGCTTTGATGCGGCGAACACCCAGCAGCTGATCGTGGTTGACCTGCGCCTGCCCCGGGTCATTGCCAGTGCCCTTGTGGGCGCAGCCTTTGCCGTGGCCGGGGCCATTTTGCAGGGAACGACCCGAAATCCTCTGGCCGATTCCGGGCTGTTAGGGCTAAATGCCGGGGCGGGCTTCGCCCTGTCCATCTGCTTTGCGTTTTTTCCCGGCATGGGGTATATGCAGATCATCCTATTCTCCTTTTTAGGGGCTGCATTGGGGGCGGGGCTGGTCAATGGCATCGCATCCCTGCGGCGCGGCGGCGCAACACCGATGCGCCTGGTTCTGGCGGGCGCTGCGGTCAGCGCGCTGCTGGCGGCGCTCAGTCAGGGCATCGCACTGTATTTCGCTGTAGCTCAGGACCTCATGTTTTGGACCGCAGGCGGCGTGGCCGGTTCCAATTGGGAGCAAATCAAAATCATGACGCCGTGGATACTCGCCGCTTTGCTGGGGGCGATTGCTCTCTCTCGTTCCATTTCTCTGTTAAGTCTGGGCGAGGACGTGGCCAAAGGCTTGGGACTCAATACGGCCATAGTCAACGCCCTTTGCTCCCTCATTGTTCTGATACTGGCGGGGGCTTCGGTATCCGTGGTGGGCGCGGTGGGCTTTGTAGGCCTGATTATTCCCCATCTGGCAAGATACCTTGTGGGAGTGGATTACCGCTGGATCATACCATCCTCGGCGGTACTGGGGGCACTTTTGATGGTTGCGGCGGATTTGGGTGCGAGAATGCTCAACCCGCCCTTTGAAACGCCCATCGGTGTATTGACTGCGCTGGTTGGCGTGCCCTTCTTTTTATATCTATCCCGCAAGCAAAAGAGGGCGTTGTAA
- a CDS encoding AraC family transcriptional regulator: MEFRDHLKRGVICSQGETMKINANELMDYYSKATISFFDTVSEAVPSGLKGEGWSTYPRAGGIIIPIEGSACFTFNRTPYVMTPGMVIHAGPDMRLDKEVIGNKTWRYALVHYKIPEHEYASFPYYHRHFNIPVGTNPRLMDMLLKLLVSDTTQGGQAVLRCRSLFYHLIEEIVVSAKRQQRDNVGELIDDATAFIHENYSRQFTIAQLAAQYGMDGKRFAELFQRHIGMTPVRYLTDLRIERSKELLRISNCPVMQVAECVGYIDSYYFSRIFKKVTGISPTDFRVEAQAGKV; this comes from the coding sequence TTGGAATTTCGGGATCACCTGAAGCGTGGCGTAATCTGTTCGCAGGGGGAAACTATGAAAATTAACGCAAATGAACTCATGGACTATTATTCTAAAGCAACAATATCATTTTTTGATACAGTTTCTGAAGCCGTTCCGAGTGGGCTTAAGGGCGAAGGGTGGAGTACATACCCTAGGGCAGGTGGCATTATCATTCCTATTGAGGGAAGCGCCTGCTTTACGTTCAACCGTACGCCTTATGTGATGACGCCCGGCATGGTAATTCATGCCGGGCCGGATATGCGCTTGGACAAAGAGGTGATTGGAAACAAAACTTGGCGTTACGCATTGGTTCACTATAAGATCCCGGAGCATGAATACGCTTCCTTTCCATATTATCACAGGCATTTCAATATTCCTGTGGGGACGAATCCCCGCTTGATGGACATGCTGCTGAAGTTGCTGGTGAGCGATACCACACAGGGCGGGCAGGCGGTTCTGCGGTGCCGTTCCCTGTTTTATCACCTGATTGAAGAAATCGTTGTGTCGGCAAAAAGGCAGCAACGGGACAATGTCGGCGAACTAATTGATGACGCCACTGCTTTTATTCATGAGAATTATTCACGGCAGTTTACTATTGCCCAGCTTGCCGCGCAATATGGCATGGATGGAAAACGGTTTGCAGAGCTGTTCCAAAGACATATCGGTATGACACCTGTCCGTTATTTGACCGATCTTCGTATCGAGCGTTCCAAGGAGCTTCTAAGAATATCCAACTGCCCTGTTATGCAGGTGGCGGAGTGTGTAGGCTATATAGATTCCTATTATTTCAGCCGAATATTCAAGAAAGTCACAGGAATTTCACCTACGGATTTTCGGGTAGAAGCGCAAGCGGGAAAAGTATAG
- a CDS encoding ABC transporter ATP-binding protein, which produces MVKNLKRFLKYYRPYKRLFFLDLFCAVAAALLELLFPLTVSHIVDTLLPTGNWDLILSSCAALVGVYLVNTALKYVVGYWGERLGLYIETDLRTELYTHMQKLSFRFFDNHKTGQLASRISNDLLDVGNMAHYGPEHFLIAVFTLIGALFLMFCANWQLALLLGVFVLILLAINIYFMQRLVAARGRMFGAIGGFISRLEDGIGGIRVVQAFANENYQKKLFMKDNQKFCEAKIEGFKNTAKNEAVTYIFINLLPLLALLGASWFTLNGGMSSGELFSFILLATVMVTPVQMLTAFSVHFPNGMAGFKNFLEIMDTEPEIKDAANAVEATSLGGDIRYENITFGYNQGQAVLKNINLSICTGETVAFVGTSGSGKTTLCSLLPRFYEPEAGYITIDGLDIRDMTLYSLRRQIGVVQQDVFLFVGTIRENIQFGKLDATEQEIWEAARRAQLDAFIREQPDGLDTIIGERGVKLSGGQKQRLSIARMFLKNPPILILDEATSSLDTQTEAAVQQSLAELSKGRTTLVIAHRLATVRNADRIVVLAESGIMEQGSHEQLLQQGGIYSRLHRAQAGA; this is translated from the coding sequence ATGGTTAAAAACTTGAAACGCTTTTTAAAATACTACCGCCCCTACAAAAGGTTGTTTTTTCTGGATTTGTTCTGTGCGGTGGCGGCGGCTCTGCTGGAGCTGCTTTTCCCCTTGACAGTGAGTCACATCGTGGACACCCTGCTGCCTACCGGGAACTGGGACTTAATTTTATCTTCCTGCGCCGCGCTTGTGGGTGTCTACCTGGTCAATACCGCCCTCAAATATGTGGTGGGTTATTGGGGGGAGCGGCTGGGCCTGTATATTGAAACTGACCTGCGCACGGAGCTTTACACCCACATGCAAAAGCTTTCCTTTCGTTTTTTTGATAACCATAAGACAGGCCAGCTTGCCTCCCGAATTTCCAATGATTTGCTGGATGTGGGAAACATGGCCCACTACGGGCCGGAGCATTTCCTGATTGCGGTATTTACCCTGATCGGCGCCCTGTTCCTGATGTTTTGCGCCAATTGGCAGCTTGCGCTTTTACTGGGTGTTTTTGTCCTGATACTGCTGGCCATTAACATCTACTTTATGCAAAGGCTGGTGGCCGCCAGAGGGCGTATGTTCGGAGCCATTGGGGGATTTATATCCCGGCTGGAGGACGGCATCGGCGGTATCAGGGTGGTGCAGGCGTTTGCCAACGAAAATTATCAGAAGAAGCTGTTCATGAAGGACAACCAAAAATTCTGTGAGGCGAAAATCGAGGGTTTCAAGAATACTGCCAAAAATGAGGCCGTTACCTATATTTTCATCAACCTGCTGCCGCTTCTGGCCCTGCTGGGAGCAAGCTGGTTTACCTTAAACGGAGGCATGAGCAGCGGCGAGCTGTTCAGCTTTATCCTGCTGGCAACTGTGATGGTGACGCCCGTTCAGATGCTGACCGCCTTTTCCGTACACTTTCCCAACGGCATGGCGGGTTTTAAGAATTTCCTTGAAATCATGGACACCGAGCCGGAAATCAAGGATGCGGCCAATGCTGTAGAGGCGACCTCTCTGGGGGGCGATATCAGATATGAAAACATTACCTTCGGCTATAACCAGGGACAGGCCGTGCTGAAGAATATTAATTTGTCCATCTGCACCGGTGAAACGGTTGCCTTTGTGGGAACCTCCGGTTCGGGTAAAACCACGCTATGCAGCCTGCTGCCCCGCTTCTACGAACCGGAGGCCGGGTACATTACCATCGACGGCCTGGATATCCGGGATATGACGCTGTATTCCCTGCGACGGCAGATCGGTGTGGTGCAGCAGGACGTTTTCCTGTTTGTCGGTACGATCCGGGAAAACATCCAGTTCGGCAAGCTGGACGCCACGGAGCAGGAGATATGGGAGGCAGCCCGGCGAGCCCAGCTTGACGCGTTCATCCGGGAGCAACCGGACGGGCTTGACACCATCATCGGGGAGCGTGGAGTGAAGCTCTCCGGCGGGCAGAAGCAACGGCTTTCCATTGCCCGGATGTTCTTGAAGAACCCGCCCATTCTCATTTTGGACGAGGCAACTTCCTCGCTGGATACCCAGACCGAGGCGGCAGTCCAGCAATCTCTGGCTGAGCTGTCCAAGGGACGTACAACACTGGTTATCGCCCACCGGCTGGCGACGGTGCGCAACGCCGACCGCATCGTAGTATTGGCGGAAAGCGGCATCATGGAACAAGGCAGTCACGAACAACTATTGCAACAAGGCGGGATATACAGCCGCCTGCATCGGGCGCAGGCCGGAGCGTAG